The nucleotide window GACATTGATTGTAGTACTGACAATCCCACTAAGTTTTGTGGCGATAATGAAGATTGCTAAAAAGTCACAGACCTACTTTAAAGGGCAGCAAAAATCTCTTGGTGAGCTTAATGGGCATGTAGAAGAGATGTATACAGGACATAAAGTCATCAAAGTGTTTGGACGTGAACAGCAATCCATTGAAAAATTTGAAGAAACCAATAAGGACTTGTACCAATCAGGTTGGAAAGCGCAATTTATGTCTGGCATGATTATGCCATTAATGTCATTTATCAATAATATTGGTTATGTGCTTGTGTCAGTAGTTGGCGGCCTATTGGTAACGAAAAAGGCCATTGAAATAGGGGATATCCAAGCATTTATTCAATATGCACGACAATTTTCTCAACCAATTACTCAAACTGCCAATATTGCGAACATTATCCAGTCAACGATTGCAAGCGCTGAGCGTGTATTTGAAATTTTAGATGAAACAGAAGAGGTGCCTGAAGCGGTCGCACCGAAAGACATTATCGCTCCTAAAGGGGAGGTTTCCTTTGAACATGTTTCATTCAGTTATAAGGAAAATGAACCATTAATTGAGGATATGAATATTGAGGTGAAGCCAGGGCAACGGGTTGCGATCGTCGGACCGACCGGTGCTGGTAAAACCACACTCATCAATTTATTAATGCGTTTCTATGAACTTAATTCTGGAAAAATCCTAATTGACGGTATCGATACTCGTGAATTTAAAAGAGAGAAACTGCGTAGTTTATTCGGAATGGTGCTTCAAGATACATGGCTTTTCAATAGTTCCATTCGTGATAATATTGCATACGGAAGAGAGGGAGCAACAGAAGCAGCAATTGTGGAAGCAGCGCGGGCAGCTAATGCTGATCACTTTATTCGAACGCTCCCCGAAGGCTACGATACAATTTTAAATGAAGAAGCATCAAATATTTCACAAGGTCAAAAGCAATTAATAACAATTGCACGGGCGATCCTGGCTAATCCTTCCATCTTAATTCTGGATGAAGCAACCAGCAGTGTCGATACCAGAACCGAAGTTCAAATTCAAAAAGCAATGGATCATTTAATGAAAGGGCGCACAAGTTTCGTTATTGCCCACCGGCTATCAACGATACGTGACGCTGATCTCATTCTAGTAATGAATCATGGAACAGTAATTGAGAAAGGAACCCATAAGGAATTACTAGAAAAGGGTGACTTTTATGCTGAGTTGTATAATAGCCAATTTACCTTTAATCAGAAAACTGCAGGATAAAAAAAGGCATTTAGAGAGTTTATAAACTTTCTAAATGCCTTTTTATATAACTTTTAAGTATGTTACTCGTATATAATGATAGTATTGGGAATGTTTGTCTTTTGTAATCAATTGTTGGAAGGAGTTGAAGGTGATGAGATTTTACTCTAAAAAGGGAATTATCACAGGCGTTCTATTATGGGGGGCAATTGCCTTTTTAATCGGCTCTTTTTTATTCCTACCTGGCGGACCAGAAGGGAAGGGGGAGGTCATCACTGCGGTCCTGGTATGTGGATTT belongs to Neobacillus sp. OS1-2 and includes:
- a CDS encoding ABC transporter ATP-binding protein — protein: MSKDSKHQGPGRGPGGGGFGPMGMGMAPQKAKNFKGTLKRLITYLKPYKIQLFAVLITAIISTVFSIVSPKIMGKATTKMFEGLMAKLRGVPGAKIDFDYIGQIILLLIGLYIVSAIFAYIQQYIMAGVAQKTVYHLRKEVEEKLNKLPLKYFDSRTHGEILSRAVNDVDNISTTLQQSLTQLITSVVTLLGVIVMMLSISPLMTLIVVLTIPLSFVAIMKIAKKSQTYFKGQQKSLGELNGHVEEMYTGHKVIKVFGREQQSIEKFEETNKDLYQSGWKAQFMSGMIMPLMSFINNIGYVLVSVVGGLLVTKKAIEIGDIQAFIQYARQFSQPITQTANIANIIQSTIASAERVFEILDETEEVPEAVAPKDIIAPKGEVSFEHVSFSYKENEPLIEDMNIEVKPGQRVAIVGPTGAGKTTLINLLMRFYELNSGKILIDGIDTREFKREKLRSLFGMVLQDTWLFNSSIRDNIAYGREGATEAAIVEAARAANADHFIRTLPEGYDTILNEEASNISQGQKQLITIARAILANPSILILDEATSSVDTRTEVQIQKAMDHLMKGRTSFVIAHRLSTIRDADLILVMNHGTVIEKGTHKELLEKGDFYAELYNSQFTFNQKTAG